Proteins encoded within one genomic window of Humulus lupulus chromosome 1, drHumLupu1.1, whole genome shotgun sequence:
- the LOC133817193 gene encoding uncharacterized protein LOC133817193 → MTKELWDYLDHKYKAEDARAKKFLVGQFLNFKMVDSKNVISQVQDLQLIIHGIHAERMVLSDSFQVTAIIEKLPLAWLDFKNYLKHKRKEMSVEDLIRRLRIEEDNKSAEKRSSNPNAAKANMVEHDKGSKGKKPKPKPKPGSKLGTKGGVSKKSKFQGKCFNCNKTGHKSSDCRLTKKKGMVTRHVYVNKSAFRDLTSVENGDKIYMGNSETSEIKGQGTVYLKMTSGKSVKLQNVLYVPDICKNLIFGTLQSVHGFKMVFESQKIVLTKVGVLIGKGYVKEGM, encoded by the exons ATGACTAAAGAATTGTGGGATTATTTGGACCACAAGTACAAAGCCGAAGATGCTAGAGCTAAGAAATTCTTGGTTGGCCAATTCTTGAACTTCAAGATGGTGGATTCCAAAAATGTGATAAGCCAAGTGCAAGATCTTCAGTTGATTATCCATGGAATACATGCTGAAAGGATGGTCTTGAGTGACTCTTTCCAAGTAACTGCTATTATAGAGAAGCTACCCCTTGCATGGCTAGACTTCAAAAATTATCTAAAGCACAAGCGAAAGGAAATGAGTGTTGAAGATCTCATTCGCAGACTTCGAATTGAAGAGGATAACAAAAGTGCTGAGAAGCGATCCTCAAATCCCAATGCTGCCAAGGCTAATATGGTGGAGCATGACAAAGGCTCCAAGGGGAAGAAGCCTAAGCCCAAGCCCAAGCCAGGGTCCAAACTAGGAACAAAAGGTGGAGTTTCAAAGAAGTCAAAATTCCAAGGGAAGTGCTTTAACTGCAACAAGACGGGACATAAATCGTCAGATTGTAGACTGACGAAAAAGAAAG GAATGGTGACTCGTCATGTCTATGTGAACAAGTCTGCCTTCAGAGACCTTACTTCAGTGGAAAATGGGGATAAGATCTACATGGGTAACTCGGAAACCTCTGAGATAAAGGGGCAAGGTACTGTGTACTTGAAGATGACGTCTGGAAAGAGTGTCAAACTGCAGAATGTGTTGTATGTGCCTGACATTTGCAAGAATCTGATCTTTGGAACACTCCAGAGCGTACATGGGTTCAAGATGGTTTTTGAGTCCCAGAAAATTGTACTGACTAAAGTTGGTGTTCTTATTGGGAAGGGTTATGTAAAAGAGGGAATGTGA
- the LOC133812642 gene encoding uncharacterized protein LOC133812642, with the protein MINGTLFNTRERDNNRNTQNSGVSLVAKTVQVSSAKDKNPVECDMTFYGVVNEIWELDYITTRVPVFFCDWVKSDSGIIYEDFGFTLVNLNRIGHKSDRFILASQAKQVFYVNDPSDNQWSIVLPTQTREWNIKDGDLHDIPLGEELVTFTAIEDNDEVDDDCICFRENGEGLWVDDNGS; encoded by the coding sequence atgattaacggtactctatttaacactagggagcgcgataacaacagaaacacacaaaacagtggtgttagccttgttgctaaaactgtgcaagtctctagtgcaaaagataaaaatccagttgaatgtgatatgactttttatggagtagttaatgaaatttgggagttagattatatcacaactcgagtacctgttttcttttgtgattgggtgaaaagtgacagcggcataatatatgaagattttggtttcacattagttaatctaaatcgaattgggcacaaatctgatcgatttatattagcttcacaagcaaaacaagtattttatgtgaatgatccttcagacaaccaatggtcaattgttcttccaacgcaaacaagagaatggaacattaaagatggtgatttacatgatatacctctcggagaagaacttgtcacattcaccgcaatagaagataatgacgaagttgatgatgattgtatttgtttccgtgaaaatggtgaaggattgtgggttgatgataatgggtcttga